The following are from one region of the Vitis riparia cultivar Riparia Gloire de Montpellier isolate 1030 chromosome 9, EGFV_Vit.rip_1.0, whole genome shotgun sequence genome:
- the LOC117921829 gene encoding probable disease resistance protein At1g61300 translates to MGNVFSVSISTKDIAGCCDCTAARANYICKLAENRVTLRTELQKLRELKNDVNRKVDVAERQQMKRLDQVQGWLSRVEAMETVVGQLIGDEAETVEEKRLRGCCYPKHCISSYTLGKKVARKLQDMATLMSEGRNFEVVADIVPPAPVEEIPGRPTVGLESTFDKVWRSLEEEHVGMIGLYGLGGVGKTTLLTQINNHFLKTSHNFDVVIWVVVSKTPNLGRVQNEIWEKVGFCDDKWKSKSRHEKAKDIWRALSKKRFVMLLDDMWEQMDLLEVGIPPPDQQNKSKLIFTTRSQDLCGQMGAHKKIQVKSLAWKDSWDLFKKYVGKDALNSDPEISELAEMVAKECCGLPLAIITVGRAMASKVTPQDWKHAIRVLQTCASNFPGMGHRVYPLLKYSYDSLPSKTVQSCFLYCSLFSEDFFIVKELLIYQWICEGFLDEFDDTDGARNQGFNIISTLVHACLLEEPSNTRFVKFHDVVRDMALWITSEMGEMKGKFLVQTSASLTQAPDLVKWTTTERISLVDNRIEKLTGSPTCPNLSTLRLDLNSDLQMISNGFFQFMPNLRVLSLSNTKIVELPSDISNLVSLQYLDLSGTEIKKLPIEMKNLVQLKILILCSSKVSSIPQGLISSLLMLQAVGMYNCGLYDQVAEGGVESYGNESLVEELESLKYLTHLSVTIASASMFKRFLSSRKLPSYTLGICLKVFKGSSSLNLSSLENMKRLYGLTMEDLDSLREIKFDWAGKGKETVGYSSLNPKVECFHGLGEVAINRCKMLKNLTWLIFAPNLLYLTIGQCDEMEEVIGKGAEDGGNLSPFTKLIRLELYGLPQLKNVYRNPLPFLYLDRIEVVGCPKLKKLPLNSNSANQGRVVMVGKQEWWNELEWEDEATLTTFLPSFKAI, encoded by the coding sequence ATGGGAAACGTGTTCTCAGTCTCAATCTCTACCAAGGACATCGCTGGTTGTTGTGATTGCACTGCTGCTCGAGCAAATTACATATGCAAGCTTGCAGAAAATCGGGTTACTTTGAGAACAGAGCTTCAAAAATTAAGGGAGCTGAAGAACGATGTGAATAGGAAGGTGGATGTGGCTGAAAGACAACAAATGAAGCGTCTGGATCAAGTACAAGGCTGGCTTTCTAGGGTGGAAGCCATGGAAACTGTAGTCGGTCAACTGATTGGAGATGAAGCGGAGACCGTTGAGGAGAAACGATTACGTGGTTGTTGCTATCCCAAGCATTGCATCTCCAGCTACACGTTGGGAAAAAAAGTGGCCAGGAAGCTACAAGATATGGCTACTCTAATGAGCGAAGGACGTAATTTTGAGGTGGTGGCTGATATTGTACCTCCAGCTCCTGTGGAGGAAATACCCGGCCGACCCACTGTGGGCTTGGAATCAACATTTGATAAAGTTTGGAGGAGTCTCGAAGAAGAACATGTAGGGATGATCGGCTTATATGGGTTGGGGGGCGTTGGGAAGACCACCCTCTTGACACAAATCAACAATCATTTCCTTAAAACATCCCACAATTTTGATGTCGTAATTTGGGTAGTGGTTTCAAAAACTCCAAATCTAGGGCGGGTTCAAAACGAGATTTGGGAGAAGGTGGGATTCTGTGATGATAAATGGAAAAGCAAAAGCCGCCATGAGAAAGCCAAAGACATCTGGAGAGCCTTGAGCAAAAAGAGGTTTGTGATGTTGTTGGATGACATGTGGGAGCAAATGGATCTGTTAGAAGTGGGAATTCCACCTCCTGACCAACAAAATAAGTCCAAGCTGATATTCACCACTCGATCTCAGGACTTGTGCGGGCAAATGGGAGCTCACAAGAAGATCCAAGTGAAATCTTTGGCATGGAAGGATTCGTGggatttgtttaaaaaatatgtggGAAAGGATGCCCTTAATTCTGATCCAGAAATATCTGAGCTGGCTGAAATGGTTGCAAAAGAGTGTTGCGGTTTGCCACTGGCGATAATTACCGTAGGGCGAGCCATGGCTTCTAAAGTGACACCCCAAGATTGGAAGCATGCAATTAGAGTACTACAAACATGTGCTTCAAATTTTCCAGGTATGGGGCACCGAGTGTACCCACTTTTGAAATACAGCTATGATAGTTTGCCCTCCAAAACAGTTCAATCTTGCTTCTTATATTGTTCTTTATTCTCAGAAGATTTTTTCATAGTTAAGGAACTTTTGATATATCAATGGATTTGTGAGGGATTTTTAGATGAATTTGATGACACGGATGGAGCCAGAAATCAGGGATTCAATATTATCAGTACTCTCGTTCATGCATGTCTACTTGAGGAACCTTCAAATACTAGATTTGTAAAATTTCATGATGTTGTACGTGATATGGCCTTGTGGATAACCAGTGAAATGGGGGAGATGAAGGGCAAGTTTTTGGTACAAACAAGTGCCAGTTTGACCCAAGCACCTGACCTTGTCAAATGGACGACGACAGAAAGGATTTCACTGGTGGACAACCGAATTGAGAAGTTAACAGGATCACCCACATGTCCCAATCTCTCGACACTTCGTCTAGATTTGAATAGTGATTTGCAGATGATAAGCAATGGTTTTTTCCAATTTATGCCGAATCTAAGAGTGTTGAGCTTATCAAACACCAAAATAGTTGAGTTACCATCAGATATTTCTAATTTGGTTTCATTGCAATATCTTGATTTATCTGGTACAGAGATAAAGAAGTTGCCCATTGAGATGAAGAATCTCGTAcaattgaagattttgatattgtGTTCATCTAAAGTCTCTTCAATTCCACAAGGACTAATATCAAGTCTTTTAATGTTGCAAGCGGTTGGCATGTACAATTGTGGACTTTATGATCAAGTAGCTGAAGGAGGCGTTGAATCATATGGTAATGAGTCCTTGGTAGAGGAAttggagagtttgaaatacTTGACGCATTTAAGTGTCACCATAGCAAGTGCCTCTATGTTTAAGAGATTTTTAAGTTCCAGAAAGTTACCGAGTTACACTCTAGGAATCTGCCTCAAGGTGTTCAAAGGTTCGAGCTCACTCAATCTATCATCTCTCGAAAATATGAAGCGTCTCTATGGGCTTACGATGGAAGATTTGGATAGTTTGAGAGAGATTAAGTTTGATTGGGcagggaaaggaaaggaaacagTGGGGTATAGCAGTCTCAACCCGAAAGTCGAATGCTTCCATGGCCTTGGCGAAGTGGCCATCAATAGATGcaagatgttgaagaatttgacATGGCTTATTTTTGCCCCAAACCTCCTATATCTTACAATAGGACAATGTGATGAAATGGAAGAAGTGATAGGTAAAGGTGCAGAGGATGGAGGAAATCTGAGCCCATTCACAAAACTCATACGACTGGAGTTATATGGTTTACCCCAACTGAAGAATGTGTACCGGAATCCGTTGCCCTTTCTTTACCTTGACAGAATTGAAGTAGTTGGGTGTCCAAAGCTGAAGAAGCTGCCACTCAACTCCAACAGTGCCAATCAAGGTAGAGTTGTGATGGTAGGAAAGCAAGAGTGGTGGAATGAGTTAGAATGGGAGGATGAAGCTACTCTAACTACTTTCCTTCCCAGTTTCAAAGCAATATAA